The genomic DNA ATCACCGGCTTCGTGAACTCCACGTACGACCAGCACCTCGAACCCCTGCACCTGGCCCTGTGGGCGATCCCCTCCGCGATCTGCGCCTTCCTGATCCACGGGGCCCGCCTGCTCAACCTGGACCGGCAGCTGGAGCGCGAACTCGCCGTCGCCGCCGCCGAGAACGACCTGACGACGCACGCCGGGCTCCGGACGGAGGACGCCAAGTGATCAAGTCCGAGTACTTCTTCTGGCTGGTCGGCGCGGTGTTCCTCGTCATGGCCACGCAGATGGTCATGGACCGCAGCAACCCCAAGCGCTTCGGATCGGCCGGGTTCTGGGGTCTGCTGGGCGCGGCGTTCTTCTACTCCACCGGAGTCGTCGACAAGTCCCTCCCCGCCGAACCGCTGGGTGTCGCCGTCCTGATCCTGATCGTCCTGGGCGGCTGCGGTCTCACCGGCAAGGGCACATCGCACACTCCTTCCCGCGAGAAGCGCGCGGCCTCGGCCGCCCGTTTCGGCAACAAGCTGTTCCTTCCGGCTCTCACCATCCCCGTCGTCGCGATGATCTGCGCGACGCTCGTGAAGAACTGGAAGATCGGTGGCGAACCGGTCCTGGAACCGGGGTACGAGACCATCCTGGGCCTCGGCGTCGGTGCCATCGCCGCGCTGGTCGTGGGCATGGTGCTGTTGCGCGAGCGGAAGATCTCCGTACCGCTGCACTCCGGTCGCAACATGCTGGAATCGATGGGCTGGGCGCTGATCCTGCCTCAGCTGCTCGCAGTCCTCGGCTCGATCTTCCAGTCCGCCGGTGTCGGCGAGCAGGTCGGAAGGATCACCGAGGCGGTGCTGCCGGACGGCCAGAAGTTCGTGGCCGTGGCCGTCTACTGCTGCGGCATGGCGCTGTTCACCGTCGTCATGGGCAATGCCTTCGCCGCGTTCCCGGTGATGACCGCCGCGATCGGCTGGCCCGTCCTCATCGAGCAGATGAACGGCAACGCGCCCGCGATCCTCGCGATCGGCATGCTCTGCGGCTTCTGCGGCACCCTCGTCACCCCGATGGCCGCCAACTTCAACCTGGTTCCCGCCGCTCTGCTCGAACTCAAGGACCAGTACGGCCCGATCAAGGCCCAGCTCCCCACGGCAGCCGCCCTGCTGGTCTGCAACGTCGCGATCATGGCCCTCTTCGCCTTCTGACCCGGCCCGCCCCTGACCCGAGCTCCATCCACCCCTGCCCCCTGGCCCGAGCCGCCCCTTGACCCGAGCCGCTCGCCCACCTCTCTGGAGTGACCCCGATGTCCCCCGCGCTCCCTGCCACGTACGCCGTCCCCTTCACGGAACTGGCCCTCGCCAACGTCGTACGCGAGTACCCCAACGCCCCTGCCCACCTGTACGCCGGCCCCGAGGAACTGGTCGCGCCCCGCACCCTGCACCCCGCCTTCTACGGCGGGTACGACTGGCATTCCACCGTGCACATGCACTGGCTGCTCGTCCGCCTGCTGCGCCGCTTCTCCACCACCGGGGACCTTCCGGCCACGGTCACCACCCGTGTCCACGAGGTACTGGACTCCCACCTCACCCCGGAGAACCTCGCCGTCGAGGCGGCGTATCTCCGCAAGCGCCCGCATTTCGAACGCCCCTACGGCTGGGCGTGGTTGGTGGCGCTGGCGGCGGAGTGCCGTGCGCTCGCCACCCCCGAGGGCGACCGCTGGGCCGACGCCCTCGCCCCCGCCGTGGAGACGGTCGGCGAACTCCTCACCGCCTGGCTGCCCAAGGCGACGTACCCGATCAGGCACGGCATCCACCCCAACAGCGCCTTCGGCCTGGGCATGGTTCTGGACGCGGGCGAGCGCGCCGGTCTGCCCCGCCCGGTGCTCGACGCGGTGGC from Streptomyces sp. NBC_01707 includes the following:
- a CDS encoding DUF979 domain-containing protein produces the protein MIKSEYFFWLVGAVFLVMATQMVMDRSNPKRFGSAGFWGLLGAAFFYSTGVVDKSLPAEPLGVAVLILIVLGGCGLTGKGTSHTPSREKRAASAARFGNKLFLPALTIPVVAMICATLVKNWKIGGEPVLEPGYETILGLGVGAIAALVVGMVLLRERKISVPLHSGRNMLESMGWALILPQLLAVLGSIFQSAGVGEQVGRITEAVLPDGQKFVAVAVYCCGMALFTVVMGNAFAAFPVMTAAIGWPVLIEQMNGNAPAILAIGMLCGFCGTLVTPMAANFNLVPAALLELKDQYGPIKAQLPTAAALLVCNVAIMALFAF
- a CDS encoding DUF2891 domain-containing protein translates to MSPALPATYAVPFTELALANVVREYPNAPAHLYAGPEELVAPRTLHPAFYGGYDWHSTVHMHWLLVRLLRRFSTTGDLPATVTTRVHEVLDSHLTPENLAVEAAYLRKRPHFERPYGWAWLVALAAECRALATPEGDRWADALAPAVETVGELLTAWLPKATYPIRHGIHPNSAFGLGMVLDAGERAGLPRPVLDAVAERLRTWFAEDHDAPAHWEPSGQDFLSPALTEADAMRRVLPTAEFRTWLAGFLPGLTDSPLLTPPVVSDHADPQIGHLLGLTMSRAAALRTIADALGEGPAHTALTASAEAHLAVGLPSVSSGDFSTDHWLATFAALALDTPPGH